Proteins encoded by one window of Candidatus Methylomirabilota bacterium:
- a CDS encoding methylated-DNA--[protein]-cysteine S-methyltransferase: MVTELHTDTVESEIGPLVIVTRPSGLCAVDFADADERMKTLLSRRFEDFALVHEDNPLGISEKLRAYFAKDYAVLDDIVVDTDGTAFQRRVWAELRAIPPGSTRTYGELAALLGGPNASRAVGLANSRNPLSIVVPCHRLVGRDGSLTGYAGGLARKQWLLRHEGAIL, translated from the coding sequence ATGGTCACCGAGCTCCACACCGACACCGTCGAGTCCGAGATCGGCCCCCTCGTCATCGTCACCCGTCCGAGCGGGCTGTGCGCCGTCGATTTCGCGGACGCTGACGAACGCATGAAGACGCTGCTCTCGCGCCGCTTCGAGGATTTTGCCCTGGTCCACGAGGACAACCCCCTCGGCATCAGCGAGAAGCTCCGCGCATACTTCGCCAAGGACTATGCCGTGCTGGACGACATCGTGGTGGACACGGACGGCACGGCGTTCCAGCGTCGCGTGTGGGCGGAGCTTCGCGCGATTCCTCCCGGGTCCACCCGCACCTACGGTGAGCTGGCCGCCCTGCTCGGCGGCCCGAACGCTTCACGGGCGGTAGGGCTCGCCAACTCCCGGAATCCCCTCTCCATCGTGGTCCCCTGCCATCGCCTGGTGGGCCGCGACGGCTCCCTCACGGGCTATGCGGGCGGGCTCGCGCGCAAGCAGTGGCTGCTGCGCCACGAGGGCGCCATCCTCTGA